From one Rhodoferax sp. PAMC 29310 genomic stretch:
- the gorA gene encoding glutathione-disulfide reductase: MADFDFDLFVIGGGSGGVRAARMAAQRGVRVAMAEAGGTEGLGGTCVNVGCIPKKLYSYAAHFAESFEESHGFGWEGAAPKLNWATLKTNRHAEIFRLNGVYLKLLSGSGVTVLNGYARLIDHHTVEVNLGDAATPQLQRFSAKHILVATGGRPFVPHMTGHEHVLTSNDMFDLDPFPARLVVVGGGYIACEFASIFNGLGSKVTQLYRSEQVLRGFDDEVRHFVAAEMVKTGVDLRLNAGVLAVHKTPQGLEVMLEGGGSVMTDAVLYATGRIPNVKGLGLEQMGVIQAADGAIVVNEFYQTNVPSVFALGDVTSRVQLTPVALGEAMMLVDHLFGPQAGKAKRSMSYEFIPTAVFTHPNIGTVGHGEAQARKLFGAVTVFRSEFKALKHTLSGSTERTLMKLIVEDATDRVVGLHMVGPDAGEVVQGFAVAMKAGATKTIFDSTIGIHPTAAEEFVTMREPVARSAAV, encoded by the coding sequence ATGGCTGATTTTGATTTTGACCTGTTTGTCATTGGTGGCGGTAGCGGTGGCGTGCGCGCCGCTCGCATGGCAGCCCAGCGCGGCGTGCGCGTCGCCATGGCCGAAGCCGGGGGCACGGAGGGCCTGGGCGGCACCTGCGTGAACGTGGGCTGTATTCCCAAAAAACTCTACAGCTACGCCGCCCACTTTGCCGAAAGTTTTGAGGAGTCGCATGGTTTTGGCTGGGAAGGCGCAGCCCCCAAATTGAACTGGGCCACCCTCAAGACCAACCGCCACGCCGAGATTTTCCGACTCAATGGGGTCTACCTGAAGCTTTTGAGCGGCTCCGGCGTGACAGTGCTCAATGGCTACGCCCGGCTGATCGATCACCACACGGTAGAGGTGAACTTGGGCGATGCGGCCACGCCTCAGCTTCAGCGGTTCAGTGCCAAACACATTCTGGTGGCAACCGGTGGACGGCCTTTTGTGCCGCATATGACAGGGCATGAGCATGTGCTCACATCGAACGATATGTTTGATCTTGACCCGTTTCCGGCGCGACTGGTGGTGGTCGGCGGTGGCTACATCGCCTGCGAATTTGCGTCCATCTTTAACGGGCTGGGCTCAAAAGTGACTCAGCTTTACCGCAGTGAACAGGTGCTGCGCGGGTTTGACGATGAAGTGCGGCATTTTGTGGCCGCTGAGATGGTGAAGACGGGCGTTGATTTGCGCCTGAACGCAGGTGTGCTGGCCGTGCACAAAACACCGCAGGGGCTGGAAGTCATGTTGGAGGGCGGCGGCTCGGTCATGACCGACGCCGTGTTGTACGCCACCGGGCGTATCCCTAACGTCAAGGGGCTGGGTTTGGAGCAAATGGGTGTTATTCAGGCCGCTGACGGCGCGATCGTCGTCAATGAGTTTTACCAAACCAACGTCCCGTCGGTTTTCGCGCTGGGCGACGTGACCTCACGCGTGCAACTGACCCCGGTGGCATTGGGCGAGGCCATGATGCTGGTGGATCATTTGTTTGGCCCGCAAGCAGGCAAGGCGAAGCGCAGCATGAGCTACGAGTTCATCCCAACCGCCGTGTTCACCCATCCCAACATCGGCACCGTCGGCCATGGCGAGGCGCAGGCGCGCAAGCTGTTCGGAGCGGTGACTGTGTTCCGAAGCGAGTTCAAGGCCCTCAAGCACACCTTGAGCGGCAGCACCGAGCGCACGCTGATGAAATTGATTGTGGAAGATGCCACGGACCGCGTGGTGGGCTTGCATATGGTCGGGCCAGACGCGGGCGAGGTGGTGCAGGGCTTTGCCGTGGCCATGAAAGCCGGGGCCACCAAGACCATTTTTGATAGCACCATTGGCATTCACCCCACCGCCGCCGAAGAGTTCGTGACGATGCGCGAGCCGGTGGCCCGCTCCGCTGCGGTTTGA
- a CDS encoding AMP nucleosidase: MPHLPAFIAPARFTDPAAALAKAREIYDSSIAHLREAMQRFVAGEVLPGHVRACYPFVRVQTDTVARKGPSPDAAQLSFGFVAGPGRFETTLSRPDLYADYYLDQFTLLLQNHGVELEVGTSSQPIPVHFSFAENDHIEGSLSLERRQLMRDVFDLPDLAAMDDGIANGTHQPGPGEAQPLSLFTAPRVDYSLHRLRHYTGTAPEHFQNFVLFTNYQFYIDEFVRLGHEAMADANSEYIAFIEPGNVVTRRVGTTSLPGDELGKVPPRLPQMPGYHLVRADRCGISMVNIGVGPANAKTITDHIAVLRPHAWLMLGHCAGLRNSQQLGDYVLAHAYVREDHVLDEELPLWVPIPALAEVQQALEAAVCDVTQLKGSELKSIMRTGTVASTDNRNWELLPDNGPQRRFSQSRAVALDMESATIAANGFRFRVPYGTLLCVSDKPLHGEIKLPGMANHFYRERVDQHLRIGIRAVELLRVQGVDQLHSRKLRSFAEVAFQ, from the coding sequence ATGCCCCATTTACCTGCTTTTATTGCCCCCGCCCGATTCACCGATCCGGCCGCCGCCTTGGCGAAGGCCCGTGAGATCTACGACAGCAGCATTGCCCACCTGCGCGAAGCCATGCAGCGCTTTGTTGCCGGCGAGGTCTTGCCCGGCCACGTGCGGGCCTGCTATCCGTTTGTCCGTGTGCAAACCGACACCGTTGCACGCAAAGGGCCATCCCCTGACGCTGCGCAACTGAGTTTTGGCTTTGTTGCCGGGCCTGGGCGGTTTGAGACCACGTTGAGCCGGCCCGACCTGTACGCCGATTACTACTTGGACCAATTCACCCTGCTGTTGCAAAACCATGGGGTGGAGTTAGAGGTGGGTACCAGCTCGCAACCGATTCCGGTGCATTTTTCGTTCGCCGAGAACGACCACATTGAAGGGAGCCTGAGCCTGGAGCGTCGTCAGTTGATGCGCGATGTATTTGACCTGCCCGATCTGGCGGCCATGGACGACGGCATTGCCAATGGCACGCATCAGCCAGGCCCTGGCGAGGCACAACCGTTGTCGTTGTTCACGGCGCCGCGTGTGGACTACTCACTGCACCGGCTACGTCACTACACCGGCACGGCGCCCGAGCACTTCCAGAACTTTGTGCTGTTCACCAACTACCAGTTCTACATCGACGAGTTTGTGCGCCTGGGTCATGAAGCCATGGCCGACGCCAACAGCGAGTACATCGCCTTTATTGAGCCCGGCAATGTGGTGACTCGCCGAGTGGGCACCACTAGTCTGCCCGGAGACGAATTGGGCAAAGTGCCGCCGCGTTTGCCCCAAATGCCGGGCTACCACCTGGTTCGCGCCGACCGCTGTGGCATCAGCATGGTCAATATTGGGGTGGGCCCGGCCAATGCAAAAACCATCACCGACCACATTGCGGTGCTGCGCCCCCATGCCTGGCTGATGCTGGGCCATTGCGCCGGCCTGCGCAACAGCCAGCAGTTGGGCGACTATGTGCTGGCCCACGCCTATGTGCGGGAAGACCATGTGCTGGACGAGGAGCTGCCCTTGTGGGTGCCCATTCCGGCGCTGGCCGAGGTTCAGCAGGCCCTGGAAGCCGCCGTGTGCGATGTGACCCAGCTCAAAGGGTCTGAGCTGAAAAGCATCATGCGAACTGGCACGGTCGCCTCAACCGACAACCGCAACTGGGAGCTCTTGCCCGACAACGGTCCACAACGCCGCTTCAGCCAAAGCCGCGCCGTGGCGCTGGACATGGAAAGCGCCACCATTGCCGCCAACGGGTTTCGTTTTCGCGTGCCTTACGGAACGCTTTTGTGTGTGAGTGACAAACCCCTGCACGGCGAGATCAAGCTGCCCGGCATGGCCAATCACTTTTACCGAGAGCGGGTGGACCAGCACCTGCGCATTGGCATACGCGCCGTTGAGTTGTTACGGGTCCAAGGCGTTGATCAGCTTCACAGCCGCAAGCTGCGCAGCTTTGCTGAGGTAGCGTTTCAGTAA
- a CDS encoding alpha/beta fold hydrolase, translated as MSQTASASVLHPVLAGLGFLLLSACASISSPQERAQLADQLSQSRGWQSQRLHVGPFQLVSYGPKRIVPDEALTVYIEGDGFSWISGSQPSLDPTPIDPLALRLALAQPAGHAVYLARPCQYVGASLPGCDSRYWTNWRFAPEVIEATRRAVNELKQQHGAQRLTLVGYSGGGAVAALVAVGRHDVQSLVTVAGNLDHRAWTTMQRIDPLAGSLNPADASSALQGVAQWHWVGGRDRVVPLSVAQSYAARFPATQRPLVLVEAANDHRCCWVQDWPRLWSGMARVNDE; from the coding sequence ATGAGCCAAACCGCTTCTGCTAGCGTCCTGCACCCCGTTTTGGCCGGGCTTGGATTTTTGCTGCTGAGCGCCTGCGCTTCCATTTCGTCGCCGCAGGAGCGGGCGCAGTTGGCAGACCAGCTCTCGCAATCCCGGGGTTGGCAAAGTCAGCGACTGCATGTGGGCCCTTTTCAACTGGTGTCGTATGGCCCGAAGCGGATTGTCCCAGACGAGGCGTTGACGGTCTACATCGAGGGGGATGGTTTTTCGTGGATTTCTGGCTCACAACCCTCCTTGGACCCCACGCCGATTGATCCCTTGGCGTTGCGGCTTGCTTTGGCGCAACCTGCCGGTCATGCGGTGTATCTGGCCAGACCTTGCCAGTATGTGGGTGCGAGCTTGCCCGGGTGTGACAGTCGCTATTGGACGAATTGGCGATTCGCGCCTGAGGTGATTGAGGCGACTCGCCGTGCTGTCAATGAATTAAAGCAACAGCATGGCGCGCAGCGTTTGACGCTGGTGGGGTATTCGGGCGGCGGTGCGGTGGCGGCGCTGGTGGCAGTCGGACGCCACGACGTGCAGTCTTTGGTTACCGTGGCGGGGAATCTGGATCACCGGGCCTGGACAACCATGCAGCGCATTGATCCGCTGGCAGGTTCGCTCAACCCGGCAGATGCGAGTTCTGCCCTGCAGGGGGTGGCGCAATGGCATTGGGTGGGCGGGCGTGACCGTGTGGTTCCGCTCTCGGTGGCTCAATCGTATGCGGCGCGTTTTCCAGCGACCCAGCGGCCTTTGGTCCTCGTTGAAGCAGCCAATGACCATCGGTGTTGCTGGGTACAAGACTGGCCCCGGTTGTGGAGTGGGATGGCGCGCGTCAACGATGAGTGA